One Bacillota bacterium genomic region harbors:
- the noc gene encoding nucleoid occlusion protein, protein MKDNINRLVTGLTGGEDEIKEVKSSLIKPNPFQPRQEFKQEQLEELAQSIKTYGLLQPIIVRPARDGYQLVAGERRWRACTMLGWDRIPAVIKELNDSAMAAIALIENLQRENLDYFEEAVGYHRLLAEFGLTQEVLAQRIGKSQSTIANKMRLLKLAPEIRSALVDAQLSERHARALLKLPDDESREKVLNKIIKMGLNVRQTENLIEALNQDDTLDDDKAGTDKFIVKDYRILLNTIRQAVATIEQTGLSPIMEQNEHPDYFEVTIRLPKRA, encoded by the coding sequence ATGAAAGACAATATTAACCGCTTGGTTACCGGTCTTACCGGAGGCGAAGATGAGATAAAGGAAGTCAAGAGCTCTCTTATCAAACCAAACCCATTTCAACCCCGGCAGGAGTTTAAGCAGGAGCAGCTGGAGGAGCTTGCCCAGTCAATTAAAACATATGGTCTTTTGCAACCGATAATCGTTCGCCCTGCCAGGGACGGCTACCAATTGGTTGCCGGCGAACGCCGATGGCGAGCATGTACGATGTTGGGTTGGGATCGCATCCCCGCAGTGATTAAGGAGTTAAATGACTCGGCCATGGCTGCGATTGCTTTAATCGAGAACCTGCAAAGGGAAAATCTCGATTACTTTGAAGAAGCTGTAGGCTATCATCGTCTGTTGGCTGAGTTCGGCTTAACCCAGGAAGTATTGGCCCAGAGAATAGGCAAGAGTCAGTCAACTATCGCCAACAAAATGCGCCTGCTAAAACTGGCTCCGGAAATTCGCTCAGCGTTGGTTGATGCCCAACTTTCTGAACGTCATGCCCGGGCGTTGTTGAAATTGCCCGACGACGAAAGCAGGGAAAAGGTGCTGAACAAAATCATAAAAATGGGCTTAAATGTCCGGCAAACGGAGAATTTGATTGAAGCTCTGAATCAGGATGACACCCTTGACGATGACAAGGCCGGGACAGATAAGTTTATAGTTAAAGATTATCGAATCTTACTTAACACAATTCGCCAGGCAGTTGCGACCATTGAGCAAACTGGGTTAAGCCCAATAATGGAGCAAAACGAACACCCGGATTATTTCGAGGTAACCATTCGCCTGCCCAAACGCGCGTAA
- a CDS encoding DUF4446 family protein, producing MEFIVHYAVEIIAILMAAMFVYFSIRVSLLNRRLKAYKNLTKLLKGGHLEEHINDLHRKVEEQGSFSQQLAGQIQSIRTDIAGHPHNLHLVRFNAFGNTGSDLSFSLALVDDAGDGVVLSSIYGREESRIFAKPLRAGKSEYSLSEEEKHAVKMALNSRN from the coding sequence ATGGAATTTATTGTTCATTATGCTGTGGAAATCATCGCTATTTTGATGGCAGCGATGTTTGTATATTTTTCAATTCGAGTTTCTCTACTAAATCGCCGTTTAAAGGCATATAAAAATTTGACTAAATTATTGAAAGGAGGTCATCTAGAGGAACATATCAATGATTTGCATCGAAAAGTTGAGGAGCAGGGCAGTTTTTCGCAGCAATTGGCTGGCCAAATACAATCTATTCGCACAGACATAGCCGGCCATCCTCACAACCTGCATTTGGTGCGCTTTAACGCTTTTGGCAATACTGGCAGTGATTTGAGTTTTTCGCTGGCGTTGGTCGATGATGCAGGTGATGGTGTTGTCCTAAGCAGTATTTACGGCAGGGAAGAGTCACGGATTTTTGCCAAACCTCTGCGCGCAGGAAAATCTGAATACAGCCTGTCTGAAGAAGAAAAGCACGCTGTTAAAATGGCGTTGAACTCACGCAATTAA
- the mnmG gene encoding tRNA uridine-5-carboxymethylaminomethyl(34) synthesis enzyme MnmG, translating to MKYTDQYDVVVVGAGHAGCEAALAAARMGCRTLLLTMNLDSIALMPCNPAIGGPAKAHLVREIDALGGEMGRNINESLIQIRLLNTNKGAAVHSLRAQADKIAYQQQMKYVLETQDNLDLQQTIVTNILGGQSVTGVETNTGARYRCKSLVVTTGTYMASKIIIGKTSWEGGPNAQAGPPGLSQSLRNMGFQLVRFKTGTPPRVDGSTLDFERMERQPGDREGNLSFSVFSKPTRVSSVDCWLTHTTPETHKIIRDNLHRAPLFTGEIEGVGPRYCPSIEDKIVRFADKNRHQLFLEPEGLKTNEYYVQGMSTSLPEDVQLAFLRTIPGLENVKIMRPGYAIEYDVVVPTQLQLTLESRACPGLFCAGQINGTSGYEEAAAQGLMAGINSACRVLGREPLVLSRSEAYIGVLIDDLTVKGTNEPYRMLTSRAEFRLLLRHDNADSRLTPLGHKLGLVSDQQFLEFQNRRQAVEQVKDLLASTRVNPSQVDSMLEAKGSAPLKKALTLSELLRRPELGLDDLLTLLPAAPTLDREQMFRVETEIKYQGYIDKQQQQVRRLQRMEAVSIPADLDYALVPGLSSEGREKLIDSKPKTLGQAARISGVTPADISLLSVYLQHKRGANSENKA from the coding sequence ATGAAATATACTGATCAATATGATGTGGTGGTTGTTGGCGCAGGCCATGCCGGTTGCGAGGCCGCTCTGGCTGCAGCGCGGATGGGCTGTCGCACTTTGTTATTGACGATGAATCTGGACAGCATTGCACTAATGCCGTGTAATCCGGCAATCGGTGGACCGGCCAAAGCCCATTTGGTCAGAGAAATTGATGCCCTGGGCGGGGAAATGGGACGAAATATCAACGAGTCATTGATCCAGATTCGGTTGCTTAATACCAACAAGGGTGCAGCTGTTCATTCCCTTCGGGCCCAAGCAGACAAAATAGCCTATCAGCAGCAGATGAAATATGTCTTGGAAACACAGGATAATTTGGATTTGCAGCAAACAATTGTGACTAACATTTTAGGAGGTCAATCTGTAACAGGAGTTGAAACCAATACAGGCGCCCGTTATCGATGTAAATCACTGGTAGTTACCACGGGCACATATATGGCGTCAAAAATTATTATAGGCAAGACATCCTGGGAGGGAGGGCCAAATGCCCAGGCCGGGCCGCCTGGACTTTCTCAGTCTTTGCGGAATATGGGGTTCCAGCTGGTGCGGTTTAAAACAGGCACTCCTCCCCGGGTCGATGGAAGCACCCTTGATTTTGAGCGGATGGAGCGCCAGCCCGGTGATCGGGAGGGAAATCTAAGTTTTTCAGTCTTTTCTAAACCAACGCGAGTCTCCAGTGTCGATTGCTGGTTGACCCATACAACACCGGAGACCCATAAAATTATTCGGGACAATCTGCACAGGGCACCATTGTTTACCGGCGAAATTGAAGGTGTCGGCCCCCGGTATTGTCCATCAATTGAAGATAAAATTGTGCGTTTCGCAGATAAAAACCGGCATCAGTTATTTTTGGAGCCCGAGGGGTTGAAAACAAACGAGTATTATGTCCAGGGTATGTCCACAAGTCTGCCGGAAGATGTACAATTGGCATTTTTGCGTACGATTCCAGGGCTGGAAAACGTGAAGATTATGCGCCCCGGCTATGCAATCGAATACGATGTTGTGGTTCCCACCCAACTCCAATTGACCCTGGAAAGCCGCGCTTGCCCGGGATTGTTCTGTGCGGGTCAGATAAATGGGACATCCGGATATGAGGAGGCAGCAGCACAGGGCCTCATGGCAGGAATTAATTCAGCATGCAGGGTATTGGGCAGAGAACCTCTGGTACTAAGCCGTTCTGAAGCCTATATCGGAGTGCTGATTGATGATTTAACTGTCAAAGGAACAAACGAGCCATACAGAATGTTGACGTCCCGGGCCGAGTTCCGTTTGCTGCTGCGACATGACAATGCCGACAGCCGACTCACCCCATTAGGCCACAAATTAGGCTTGGTTTCTGACCAGCAGTTTCTTGAGTTCCAAAACAGGCGCCAGGCAGTTGAACAGGTAAAAGATTTGTTGGCTTCGACCCGGGTCAATCCTTCGCAAGTTGATTCAATGTTGGAGGCTAAAGGCAGTGCGCCTTTAAAAAAAGCGCTTACCCTTTCTGAGTTATTGCGTAGACCCGAACTTGGGTTGGATGATCTTCTGACGCTGCTTCCAGCTGCACCAACTTTGGATAGGGAACAGATGTTCCGGGTAGAGACAGAAATTAAGTATCAGGGGTATATTGATAAGCAGCAACAGCAAGTGCGCCGCCTGCAGCGCATGGAAGCGGTCTCTATCCCGGCGGATTTGGATTATGCTCTTGTTCCTGGTCTTTCCAGCGAGGGACGTGAAAAACTAATTGACAGCAAACCAAAGACGCTTGGGCAAGCTGCCCGAATCTCCGGAGTCACACCTGCAGATATAAGCCTGCTCAGTGTTTATTTACAGCATAAGCGGGGTGCCAATAGTGAAAACAAAGCTTAA
- a CDS encoding ParA family protein, with the protein MGKVIAVTNQKGGVGKTTTTINLGACLAERGKNVLLLDIDPQGNTTSGLGVRKPAVKRCIYDVIVSGFPLDAIILPTEVERLSLAPASIQLAGAEIELVPSMSREEKLRQRMENVREEYDYVLIDCPPSLGLLTVNALTAANSVLVPIQCEYYALEGLSQLVNTIKLVQRHLNKALKMEGALLTMYDPRTNLAAQVVSEVKAYFGNQVYDTIIPRNVRLSEAPSHGKTIIDYDPRSKGAEVYKQLADEVLRRG; encoded by the coding sequence ATGGGAAAAGTTATAGCTGTCACAAACCAAAAAGGGGGAGTGGGTAAAACCACCACCACCATTAATCTGGGCGCTTGTTTGGCCGAGCGGGGTAAAAATGTATTGTTGTTGGATATCGACCCCCAGGGTAATACCACCAGCGGGCTGGGGGTGCGCAAGCCGGCAGTAAAGCGTTGTATTTACGATGTAATAGTGTCGGGGTTTCCTTTGGATGCAATCATTCTCCCCACTGAAGTTGAGCGTCTTTCATTGGCACCGGCATCGATACAGCTGGCGGGCGCAGAAATCGAGCTAGTCCCGTCGATGTCCCGGGAGGAAAAGCTGCGTCAACGCATGGAAAATGTCCGGGAGGAATATGATTATGTGCTAATTGACTGTCCTCCTTCCTTGGGATTGCTTACTGTCAACGCTTTGACCGCGGCCAACTCGGTTTTGGTCCCGATCCAATGTGAATACTATGCTTTGGAAGGGCTTAGCCAGTTGGTGAATACTATAAAACTGGTGCAGCGTCATTTGAATAAAGCCCTCAAAATGGAGGGCGCTCTTCTAACCATGTATGACCCCAGGACTAACCTGGCGGCTCAGGTGGTTTCGGAGGTTAAAGCGTACTTTGGCAACCAGGTGTACGATACTATAATTCCCCGGAATGTTCGCCTCAGTGAGGCGCCCAGCCATGGCAAAACCATCATTGACTATGACCCCCGGTCCAAAGGGGCAGAAGTTTATAAACAATTGGCGGACGAGGTGCTTCGTCGTGGGTAA
- a CDS encoding ParB/RepB/Spo0J family partition protein — MTPGPKGQKFINNWRTRCFVVGKRGLGRGLNALIPDAEVEKEPVALPIAQIEPNPFQPRRHFDQQALAELAQSIAEHGLLQPIVVRSAPGGYQLVAGERRLRATKLAGKAEIQAIILELSDRQLAELALIENLQREDLNPLEEAQAYRRLIDEFNLTQETLAHRLGKSRSAIANTLRLLNLAPEVQEMLARGELTAGHARTLLTLPAQEQVAAAGTIADSGMTVRAAEKKRGQTKKRPRPRLDPNLTAVQEQLMEYLGTKVEVEHSQNGGKIVIEFYSQADAQRVLTKIVE, encoded by the coding sequence ATGACCCCCGGTCCAAAGGGGCAGAAGTTTATAAACAATTGGCGGACGAGGTGCTTCGTCGTGGGTAAGCGTGGCTTGGGGCGCGGATTAAACGCCCTCATTCCAGACGCTGAAGTTGAGAAGGAGCCTGTGGCGCTACCAATTGCCCAGATTGAGCCTAACCCCTTTCAGCCCAGACGTCATTTTGACCAACAAGCCCTCGCAGAATTAGCCCAATCGATAGCTGAACATGGCCTGTTGCAACCAATCGTGGTGCGGTCGGCCCCGGGCGGCTATCAGTTGGTTGCCGGCGAGCGGCGGCTGCGGGCAACCAAATTGGCGGGCAAGGCGGAGATTCAGGCAATTATCCTTGAGCTCAGTGATCGTCAGCTGGCGGAGCTTGCCTTAATAGAAAATTTGCAGAGGGAGGACTTAAATCCGCTGGAAGAGGCTCAGGCCTATAGGCGCTTGATTGACGAATTTAACCTTACCCAAGAAACCCTTGCGCATCGTTTGGGGAAAAGCCGTTCTGCAATCGCCAACACGCTACGGCTTTTAAACCTGGCCCCTGAAGTTCAGGAAATGTTGGCCCGGGGAGAGCTAACTGCCGGCCATGCCCGCACGTTGTTGACACTTCCAGCTCAGGAGCAGGTTGCTGCCGCCGGCACCATTGCTGATTCAGGCATGACTGTTCGGGCTGCGGAAAAAAAACGCGGGCAAACCAAAAAGAGGCCCAGGCCGCGTTTGGATCCCAACCTTACAGCTGTTCAGGAGCAACTCATGGAGTATCTCGGCACAAAGGTTGAGGTTGAGCATTCTCAAAACGGGGGAAAGATAGTAATAGAGTTCTACTCTCAAGCCGATGCCCAACGGGTCCTGACGAAAATCGTTGAGTAA
- the rsmG gene encoding 16S rRNA (guanine(527)-N(7))-methyltransferase RsmG, with translation MVKTKLKEVLEAQQVFCPPRTIEQFVHYYTFLVNWNRHTNLTALTDFEDYAVKHVLDSLLPTRFFSAENMSLADVGSGAGFPGIPLKLYCPSVDLSLLDAAAKRVRFLEACCQHLNVKAEILQIRAEDAGRGNLRERFDRVCARAVASLPVLVEYCLPLVRPGGQFVALKGPRASDELDFAQGAIVKLGGEIGAVHEYELMGTERRTIIIINKTQATPEKYPRKPGIPGKKPLR, from the coding sequence ATAGTGAAAACAAAGCTTAAGGAAGTTTTAGAGGCCCAACAAGTGTTTTGTCCACCCCGGACCATCGAACAATTTGTCCACTACTATACTTTTTTAGTAAATTGGAATCGTCATACCAATTTAACCGCCCTCACAGATTTTGAAGATTACGCGGTTAAGCATGTGCTGGATTCTTTGTTGCCAACTCGGTTCTTTTCTGCGGAGAATATGTCTCTCGCAGATGTTGGCAGCGGAGCTGGATTCCCGGGCATTCCACTCAAGTTGTATTGTCCCTCCGTCGACCTTAGCCTGTTGGACGCAGCAGCCAAACGCGTTCGTTTTCTCGAAGCTTGTTGTCAACATTTGAATGTTAAGGCAGAGATTTTGCAAATTCGGGCCGAGGATGCGGGTAGAGGAAATTTGCGGGAAAGATTTGACCGGGTCTGCGCCCGGGCCGTAGCTTCATTACCTGTGCTTGTGGAGTATTGTCTGCCTTTAGTGCGTCCCGGGGGACAGTTTGTGGCGCTTAAAGGGCCACGGGCTTCTGATGAACTTGATTTCGCGCAGGGTGCTATCGTCAAGCTGGGTGGGGAGATTGGCGCGGTTCATGAATATGAACTAATGGGAACTGAGCGACGCACAATTATTATCATTAATAAAACCCAGGCCACTCCTGAGAAATATCCACGAAAACCAGGGATTCCTGGCAAAAAACCTCTGCGCTGA
- a CDS encoding polymer-forming cytoskeletal protein — MFKKKEEIDVTKVDTVIGKDTVFNGTVEAKGLLRVDGKLVGELIINGDVIVSPTGQVEAGIRARNISIAGTVNGNVDATGLLEIEPTGKLLGDIKVAKLAIGDGAVFRGACEMRKDQDTAGSAKAEKQKQQKASE; from the coding sequence ATGTTCAAAAAGAAAGAAGAAATTGACGTGACCAAGGTCGACACTGTCATCGGCAAAGATACCGTATTTAACGGTACTGTTGAGGCGAAGGGTTTGTTAAGGGTCGATGGGAAACTAGTGGGTGAACTGATTATCAACGGAGACGTGATAGTTTCTCCTACCGGCCAGGTCGAGGCTGGTATTCGCGCCCGAAACATATCTATAGCCGGCACCGTTAACGGTAATGTGGATGCTACCGGATTGCTGGAGATTGAACCGACAGGCAAACTGTTGGGTGACATCAAAGTAGCAAAGCTGGCCATCGGTGATGGCGCAGTTTTCCGGGGCGCCTGTGAAATGCGTAAAGATCAGGACACTGCCGGTTCAGCCAAAGCTGAAAAGCAGAAGCAGCAAAAAGCTTCTGAATAA
- a CDS encoding membrane protein insertase YidC: MESLAFFYSLTNDYGLSIILLTIAVRLITLPLSMKQIASTRAMQEIAPERKKLEEKYKDDKEKLNKATMELYKEKNINPLAGCLPLLVQFPVLISVFQVLRETELMAERIGEHFSPEFMGLLDLSQTDPYFIIPILAGLTTYVQTKQTSAQQPQQGGMGMMTMLMPFMIVAFSIGLPAGLPLYWLVGNLFSIGQHYIVAQVGAREGGGTGA; the protein is encoded by the coding sequence ATGGAGTCCCTGGCATTTTTCTATAGCCTTACCAATGATTATGGATTGTCGATTATACTGCTTACCATCGCCGTCCGTTTGATAACTTTACCACTGTCCATGAAGCAGATTGCCTCAACCCGGGCAATGCAGGAAATTGCGCCCGAACGTAAAAAGCTTGAGGAAAAGTATAAGGACGACAAAGAAAAATTAAACAAAGCGACCATGGAACTTTATAAGGAAAAGAACATAAACCCGCTGGCGGGTTGTCTTCCTTTGCTGGTTCAGTTTCCGGTCCTAATTTCTGTGTTCCAGGTTCTGAGGGAGACTGAGCTGATGGCAGAGCGGATTGGCGAACACTTTAGTCCCGAGTTTATGGGGCTTTTGGACCTCAGCCAGACAGATCCCTATTTTATCATCCCTATTCTCGCTGGTCTGACTACCTATGTGCAAACCAAGCAAACTTCTGCCCAGCAGCCCCAACAAGGTGGTATGGGAATGATGACTATGTTGATGCCATTTATGATTGTGGCTTTTAGTATTGGACTGCCTGCCGGATTGCCTTTATACTGGCTGGTGGGTAACTTGTTCTCCATCGGACAGCATTATATTGTGGCGCAAGTAGGCGCCCGGGAAGGCGGTGGCACAGGCGCATGA
- a CDS encoding DUF554 domain-containing protein, translated as MQGTIINSVAIILGGLLGWLAGGLFGSRLRETLLAVLGLVVLILGVEMSLQWHDPLMVIIAVVLGAVIGERLGIERWLEGVGENIQRRLGAMVRGNLAQGFVFASLIYCVGPMAVLGALQSGVDGEHQILIAKAAIDGLTAIAFASTLGLGVMFSSLSVLLYQGALTLLSQGLAGFLATMDAAVPQLTATGGILILGIGLKILDIKQIRVANVLPALPIIILLTYFQSVW; from the coding sequence TTGCAGGGGACGATAATTAACAGTGTGGCAATAATACTCGGAGGTCTACTGGGGTGGTTGGCCGGTGGTCTTTTTGGCAGCAGGCTGCGGGAAACTCTGTTGGCGGTGCTGGGCTTGGTGGTGTTGATATTGGGGGTTGAAATGTCCCTTCAATGGCACGACCCACTTATGGTAATCATCGCAGTAGTATTGGGCGCTGTCATCGGTGAAAGACTAGGGATTGAGCGCTGGTTGGAAGGTGTTGGCGAAAACATCCAACGGCGTCTAGGGGCCATGGTGCGGGGAAACCTGGCGCAGGGCTTCGTTTTTGCATCCCTTATCTATTGTGTGGGGCCGATGGCTGTACTGGGAGCACTTCAAAGTGGAGTGGATGGGGAGCATCAGATTTTAATTGCAAAGGCGGCGATTGACGGCTTGACGGCAATCGCATTTGCTTCCACATTGGGTTTAGGCGTGATGTTTTCCAGTTTATCTGTCTTGTTGTACCAAGGTGCATTGACATTGTTATCCCAGGGATTGGCCGGATTTTTGGCGACCATGGACGCGGCGGTGCCGCAGCTAACAGCAACTGGCGGGATATTAATTCTTGGGATTGGTTTAAAGATCTTGGATATAAAACAAATTCGAGTGGCAAATGTCTTGCCCGCGTTACCAATTATAATTTTATTAACGTATTTTCAATCTGTTTGGTGA
- the mnmE gene encoding tRNA uridine-5-carboxymethylaminomethyl(34) synthesis GTPase MnmE, with the protein MYAQENITAIATPPGTGGVGIIRVSGPTAYTEALKLVAGSSKTSRPGQMRYAKFVGADGKLVDSGYYVYFRGPASFTGEDIVEFHCHGGMTILTTLLRELLALDIRPARPGEFSQRAFLNGKIDLVQAEAIMDMIHADSQKALRIALSQHQGKLSTKIDTLRSQVTEVLARLEVSMDYPDIDMEAEDWRQTKIVLESVGQQLESLAGSYTEGRLYREGVTTAILGKPNVGKSSLLNLLAGEERAIVTDIPGTTRDVLEIPVNVHGIPLRLLDTAGIRETRDVVEQIGVTRAREAAQQADLVLLMFDLSRPADSDDRSLLDLAGENSIIILNKSDLARSFELPDLTNPAVEISVEKGEGIETLKRQIYELFVRTGTTDQNLLTNERHFQCIRQAQSSLNRCLNGWEINSMDILALDLRECWEALGEVIGRVWTGDLLDCIFGQFCLGK; encoded by the coding sequence ATGTATGCCCAGGAAAATATCACGGCGATTGCAACGCCTCCGGGAACAGGCGGGGTTGGTATAATTAGAGTCAGCGGACCGACTGCGTATACCGAGGCCTTGAAACTGGTTGCAGGCAGCAGTAAAACTTCCCGGCCCGGCCAAATGCGTTATGCTAAATTTGTCGGCGCCGACGGCAAACTTGTAGACAGCGGTTACTATGTTTATTTTCGCGGCCCGGCCAGTTTTACCGGCGAAGATATCGTTGAATTTCATTGTCATGGCGGCATGACGATTTTAACAACTCTATTGCGGGAGCTGTTAGCTCTGGATATTCGACCTGCGCGTCCGGGAGAATTTAGTCAGCGCGCCTTTCTAAACGGAAAAATCGATTTGGTGCAGGCCGAAGCAATAATGGACATGATTCATGCCGATTCCCAAAAGGCCCTTAGAATTGCCCTTAGCCAGCATCAGGGAAAGCTTTCAACTAAGATTGACACTCTGCGTTCCCAGGTGACCGAGGTTCTGGCTCGGCTGGAAGTGTCCATGGATTATCCCGATATTGATATGGAAGCGGAAGATTGGCGGCAGACCAAGATAGTTTTGGAGTCTGTGGGGCAGCAGTTGGAATCCCTGGCAGGTTCTTATACTGAAGGTCGTCTGTACAGAGAAGGAGTAACAACAGCAATACTGGGCAAACCAAATGTAGGCAAATCTTCATTACTTAACTTGCTTGCCGGTGAAGAGCGAGCGATTGTTACAGATATACCAGGGACAACCCGGGACGTTCTGGAAATTCCCGTCAACGTGCATGGAATTCCCTTGCGCTTGTTGGATACCGCAGGCATTCGGGAAACGAGGGATGTTGTCGAACAGATCGGCGTTACCCGTGCCAGGGAAGCTGCCCAACAAGCTGATTTGGTCTTGTTAATGTTTGATCTATCTCGGCCTGCCGATTCAGATGATAGAAGTTTATTGGATCTCGCTGGGGAAAACTCAATAATAATTTTGAATAAATCAGATTTGGCGCGTTCGTTTGAGCTGCCAGACCTTACAAACCCAGCGGTGGAGATATCCGTTGAAAAGGGAGAAGGAATTGAAACATTAAAGCGTCAAATTTATGAGCTCTTTGTGCGCACCGGGACAACAGACCAGAATTTATTGACCAATGAGCGACATTTTCAATGTATTAGACAGGCCCAAAGTTCGCTGAATCGGTGTTTGAACGGGTGGGAAATAAACTCAATGGATATACTGGCTCTTGATCTTCGTGAATGTTGGGAAGCGCTGGGAGAGGTTATTGGTCGCGTGTGGACGGGAGATCTTCTAGATTGCATTTTCGGACAGTTTTGTCTGGGCAAGTAG
- a CDS encoding aminotransferase class V-fold PLP-dependent enzyme — protein sequence MAGPVSRETFLEVFLLIYLDNAATSWPKPEQVYVAADKALRAAANPGRGGHALSREAAHMVLSAREQVAVFFGVDDSRQIVFTGGATDSLNMVIHGLAKACRRIMVTGFEHNSVWRPLSALSENLDIAIDYRDCMTACGFDWQEYKSGLALKPDLLIITHGSNITGDVWPLAEMTAMAKAAGALVCADVAQTAGHLSLDFPQLGLDFAAFPGHKGLLGPPGIGGLYIREEQSLQPVRMGGTGSSSASPRQPERLPERLESGTLNLSGIAGLAAGIKFLQDQGLDAVAKHKRVLLEQVRQGLDMLGATVYGAGFNEAGALAFNIGKLDSAELAFMLDEVYGIAVRGGLHCSPRGHMSLGTLEQGAVRISPGFFNTSEDIERFLGAVAALTRQYKR from the coding sequence ATGGCTGGGCCTGTTTCACGTGAAACATTTTTGGAGGTGTTTTTGTTGATATATTTGGATAATGCGGCCACATCCTGGCCAAAGCCGGAACAGGTCTATGTCGCTGCGGACAAAGCCCTGCGGGCAGCGGCAAATCCTGGACGCGGAGGCCATGCTTTAAGCAGGGAGGCGGCGCATATGGTGCTTTCGGCCCGGGAGCAGGTGGCCGTTTTTTTTGGCGTGGATGATTCCCGGCAGATAGTGTTTACCGGGGGCGCCACAGACAGTTTGAACATGGTTATTCATGGTTTGGCGAAAGCCTGCCGACGGATTATGGTCACCGGGTTTGAGCATAATTCTGTCTGGCGTCCTTTGTCGGCCCTTAGTGAAAATCTGGATATAGCGATTGATTACCGGGACTGCATGACTGCCTGTGGTTTTGATTGGCAAGAATATAAGTCCGGGTTGGCATTAAAGCCAGATTTATTAATCATTACCCACGGGTCCAATATAACAGGGGATGTTTGGCCGTTGGCAGAAATGACTGCCATGGCCAAGGCGGCGGGTGCGCTTGTGTGTGCCGATGTGGCTCAGACTGCCGGGCATCTGAGCCTGGATTTTCCCCAGCTGGGTTTGGATTTTGCCGCATTTCCGGGCCATAAAGGTCTGCTTGGTCCTCCCGGAATCGGCGGTCTCTATATCCGGGAAGAGCAGTCGCTTCAACCCGTGCGTATGGGAGGGACCGGTAGCTCGTCGGCCAGCCCCCGTCAGCCGGAGCGGCTGCCAGAACGGTTGGAGAGCGGGACTCTGAACCTGTCGGGAATAGCAGGGCTGGCTGCTGGAATCAAATTCTTGCAAGACCAGGGCTTAGACGCTGTTGCCAAGCATAAACGCGTTCTTCTTGAACAAGTGCGTCAGGGGCTGGATATGCTTGGGGCAACGGTCTATGGCGCCGGGTTTAACGAAGCAGGGGCCCTAGCCTTTAATATTGGCAAACTTGATTCTGCTGAATTGGCATTTATGCTGGATGAAGTTTATGGGATTGCTGTTCGCGGCGGTCTGCATTGCAGCCCGCGCGGTCATATGAGCTTAGGGACTTTGGAGCAGGGCGCTGTAAGAATCAGTCCTGGATTTTTTAATACATCGGAAGATATAGAACGTTTTTTGGGCGCTGTAGCGGCGCTTACCAGGCAGTATAAGAGGTGA
- a CDS encoding protein jag: MREVTATGKSVPEAIETALAELKLSRDQVDIEILELPTKGLLGILAGKEAKVLVKEVFNPAEFACQWLEELIGHMGSQVRVEAVQEEETLFLNVYGRDLGALIGRHGQTLDALQYLTTLAVNKRAGKFVPLIVDVGEYRKKREESLARLAEQSARKVKKTGQKVTLNPMNAADRRIIHMTLSNDNAVNTYSVDDEPRRKVVIEKK, translated from the coding sequence ATGAGAGAGGTAACCGCTACTGGCAAATCTGTCCCTGAAGCTATAGAGACTGCTTTGGCTGAGCTCAAACTCAGCCGGGACCAGGTGGATATCGAGATTCTTGAGCTTCCCACCAAAGGTTTGTTGGGTATTTTGGCGGGGAAAGAGGCCAAGGTTCTTGTGAAAGAAGTGTTTAATCCAGCTGAGTTTGCTTGCCAATGGCTTGAGGAACTTATCGGACATATGGGCAGTCAAGTCCGGGTAGAGGCCGTCCAGGAAGAAGAAACTCTTTTTCTCAATGTCTATGGCAGGGATTTAGGGGCCCTTATTGGCAGACATGGACAAACTCTGGATGCACTACAATACTTGACCACCCTAGCCGTTAATAAACGGGCAGGCAAGTTCGTGCCCCTGATTGTCGACGTGGGCGAGTATCGCAAGAAGCGTGAGGAGTCTTTGGCCAGGCTGGCGGAACAGTCTGCTCGCAAAGTTAAAAAAACCGGGCAAAAGGTTACGCTCAATCCGATGAATGCAGCTGACCGGCGCATCATTCACATGACATTGAGTAATGATAATGCGGTGAATACTTACAGCGTTGACGATGAACCCAGGCGAAAAGTTGTTATAGAAAAGAAATAA